A portion of the Mytilus galloprovincialis chromosome 12, xbMytGall1.hap1.1, whole genome shotgun sequence genome contains these proteins:
- the LOC143055390 gene encoding uncharacterized protein LOC143055390: MENLILGCLAGAVTGGASLGITAKIAGIGSSALQASSLTSRQLMTIGVASGATEGTACSLAADAQKTLVDGVDLSLKQVVGHAVAGGFIGGVTETAVGAVSGVIGGISTEVSSTNIKGKLRNVGTSIGKELSRTVTEKTTETTLGSVTAYTEERLDDQRENRPVGAHLKDAGIKVLTNVTIDSEICTCAYVGKKVPAIVKEKIVGKPVTNGSYAMQGLEQPLGDDLDQVNNTKPPNWQEYRVRASYIPPALSKEQNDIHNNDNSDHSVKRAISYGRFRHVSKGLLISKMIVEYKYQGKIKEKNLQSGHAIEIPIEAENIKVYFKVFRFINTWCNVSKWDRFKKKWCDDSHIFNYQRPPEQRTFVLDGAVFSGITNVTDEKHDDVNDM, from the coding sequence ATGGAAAACTTGATTCTTGGATGTCTTGCTGGTGCAGTAACGGGTGGAGCCTCTCTCGGTATAACGGCAAAAATTGCTGGAATAGGTAGCAGTGCTTTGCAAGCATCCAGTTTAACATCTAGGCAATTAATGACAATAGGGGTTGCGTCAGGAGCCACAGAAGGAACTGCATGTTCTCTTGCTGCAGATGCACAGAAAACGCTAGTCGATGGTGTAGACTTGTCATTAAAACAGGTTGTAGGTCATGCTGTAGCAGGGGGTTTTATAGGTGGCGTTACTGAGACCGCTGTTGGGGCAGTTTCTGGTGTCATTGGTGGTATTTCAACTGAGGTTTCTTCAACAAATATAAAGGGGAAATTGAGAAATGTTGGAACATCAATCGGAAAAGAACTTAGCAGAACTGTTACCGAAAAGACAACAGAGACTACACTAGGATCAGTAACAGCTTACACAGAAGAAAGATTGGACGACCAGCGGGAAAATCGTCCAGTTGGTGCACATTTGAAGGATGCTGGCATAAAGGTTTTGACCAATGTCACAATCGATAGCGAAATTTGTACCTGTGCATATGTCGGCAAGAAGGTTCCTGCCATCGTGAAAGAAAAGATCGTAGGAAAGCCCGTTACAAATGGTTCATATGCAATGCAAGGATTAGAACAACCGCTCGGAGATGATTTAGATCAGGTAAACAACACAAAACCACCTAACTGGCAGGAATATAGAGTACGGGCATCATACATTCCACCGGCACTATCAAAAGAACAGAACGATATTCACAACAACGATAATTCAGATCATTCCGTAAAAAGGGCAATAAGTTACGGTCGATTTCGACATGTATCAAAAGGATTATTGATATCGAAAATGATCGTTGAATATAAATATCAGGGCAAAATCAAAGAAAAGAACTTACAAAGTGGACATGCTATTGAAATACCAATTGAAGCAGAAAATATTAAAGTCTATTTCAAAGTATTCCGATTTATCAATACCTGGTGTAACGTGAGCAAATGGGATCGATTTAAGAAGAAATGGTGTGATGATTCTCATATATTCAATTATCAAAGACCACCTGAACAGAGAACCTTCGTTCTTGATGGGGCCGTTTTCTCTGGGATCACAAACGTAACAGATGAAAAGCACGATGACGTAAACGATATGTAA